The following are encoded in a window of Phocoena phocoena chromosome 2, mPhoPho1.1, whole genome shotgun sequence genomic DNA:
- the IDH3A gene encoding isocitrate dehydrogenase [NAD] subunit alpha, mitochondrial isoform X1, giving the protein MAGPAWISKVYRLLGAFHNQKQVTRGFAGGVKTVTLIPGDGIGPEISAAVMKIFDAAKAPIQWEERNVTAIQGPGGKWMIPPEAKESMDKNKMGLKGPLKTPIAAGHPSMNLLLRKTFDLYANVRPCVSIEGYKTPYSDVNIVTIRENTEGEYSGIEHVIVDGVVQSIKLITEGASKRIAEFAFEYARNNLRSNVTAVHKANIMRMSDGLFLKKCREVAENCKDIKFNEMYLDTVCLNMVQDPSQFDVLVMPNLYGDILSDLCAGLIGGLGVTPSGNIGANGVAIFESVHGTAPDIAGKDMANPTALLLSAVMMLRHMGLFDHAAKIETACFATIKDGKSLTKDLGGNAKCSDFTEEICRRVKDLD; this is encoded by the exons ATGGCCGGGCCCGCGTGGATATCCAAG GTCTATCGGCTGCTGGGGGCATTCCACAACCAAAAACAGGTGACCAGAGGTTTTGCTGGTGGT GTTAAGACGGTAACTTTAATTCCAGGAGATGGAATTGGCCCAGAAATTTCAGCCGCAGTTATGAAGATTTTTGATGCTGCCAAA GCACCTATTCAGTGGGAGGAGCGGAATGTCACCGCCATTCAAGGACCAGGAGGAAAGTGGATGATCCCTCCAGAAGCCAAAGAGTCCATGGATAAGAACAAGATGGGCTTGAAAG GCCCTTTAAAAACCCCCATAGCCGCGGGTCACCCATCCATGAATTTATTGCTGCGTAAAACATTTGACCTTTATGCAAATGTCCGACCATGTGTCTCAATCGAAGGCTATAAGACCCCTTACAGTGATGTAAATATTGTCACCATTCGAGAGAACACGGAAGGAGAATACAGTGGAATTGAGCATGTG ATTGTGGATGGAGTTGTGCAGAGTATAAAGCTCATTACTGAGGGGGCGAGCAAGCGCATCGCGGAGTTTGCCTTTGAGTATGCGCGGAACAATCTCCGGAGCAACGTCACGGCCGTGCACAAAGCCAACATCAT GCGAATGTCAGATGGGCTTTTTCTGAAAAAATGCAGGGAAGTTGCAGAAAACTGTAAAGATATTAAATTTAATGAGATGTACCTTGATACAGTATGTTTGAAT ATGGTCCAGGATCCGTCCCAGTTTGATGTCCTTGTTATgccaaatttgtatggagacatccTTAG TGACCTGTGTGCAGGACTGATTGGAGGTCTTGGTGTGACACCAAGTGGCAACATTGGAGCCAATGGAGTTGCAATCTTCGAGTCG GTTCACGGGACCGCCCCAGACATCGCAGGCAAGGACATGGCCAACCCCACGGCCCTCCTGCTCAGTGCCGTGATGATGCTGCGCCACATGGGGCTTTTTGACCACGCTGCAAAGATTGAGACAGCATGTTTTGCTACAATTAAGGATGGGAAG agcTTAACAAAAGATTTGGGAGGCAATGCAAAATGCTCAGACTTCACAGAAGAAATCTGTCGCCGAGTAAAGGATTTAGATTAA
- the IDH3A gene encoding isocitrate dehydrogenase [NAD] subunit alpha, mitochondrial isoform X2: MKIFDAAKAPIQWEERNVTAIQGPGGKWMIPPEAKESMDKNKMGLKGPLKTPIAAGHPSMNLLLRKTFDLYANVRPCVSIEGYKTPYSDVNIVTIRENTEGEYSGIEHVIVDGVVQSIKLITEGASKRIAEFAFEYARNNLRSNVTAVHKANIMRMSDGLFLKKCREVAENCKDIKFNEMYLDTVCLNMVQDPSQFDVLVMPNLYGDILSDLCAGLIGGLGVTPSGNIGANGVAIFESVHGTAPDIAGKDMANPTALLLSAVMMLRHMGLFDHAAKIETACFATIKDGKSLTKDLGGNAKCSDFTEEICRRVKDLD; encoded by the exons ATGAAGATTTTTGATGCTGCCAAA GCACCTATTCAGTGGGAGGAGCGGAATGTCACCGCCATTCAAGGACCAGGAGGAAAGTGGATGATCCCTCCAGAAGCCAAAGAGTCCATGGATAAGAACAAGATGGGCTTGAAAG GCCCTTTAAAAACCCCCATAGCCGCGGGTCACCCATCCATGAATTTATTGCTGCGTAAAACATTTGACCTTTATGCAAATGTCCGACCATGTGTCTCAATCGAAGGCTATAAGACCCCTTACAGTGATGTAAATATTGTCACCATTCGAGAGAACACGGAAGGAGAATACAGTGGAATTGAGCATGTG ATTGTGGATGGAGTTGTGCAGAGTATAAAGCTCATTACTGAGGGGGCGAGCAAGCGCATCGCGGAGTTTGCCTTTGAGTATGCGCGGAACAATCTCCGGAGCAACGTCACGGCCGTGCACAAAGCCAACATCAT GCGAATGTCAGATGGGCTTTTTCTGAAAAAATGCAGGGAAGTTGCAGAAAACTGTAAAGATATTAAATTTAATGAGATGTACCTTGATACAGTATGTTTGAAT ATGGTCCAGGATCCGTCCCAGTTTGATGTCCTTGTTATgccaaatttgtatggagacatccTTAG TGACCTGTGTGCAGGACTGATTGGAGGTCTTGGTGTGACACCAAGTGGCAACATTGGAGCCAATGGAGTTGCAATCTTCGAGTCG GTTCACGGGACCGCCCCAGACATCGCAGGCAAGGACATGGCCAACCCCACGGCCCTCCTGCTCAGTGCCGTGATGATGCTGCGCCACATGGGGCTTTTTGACCACGCTGCAAAGATTGAGACAGCATGTTTTGCTACAATTAAGGATGGGAAG agcTTAACAAAAGATTTGGGAGGCAATGCAAAATGCTCAGACTTCACAGAAGAAATCTGTCGCCGAGTAAAGGATTTAGATTAA